In Papio anubis isolate 15944 chromosome 17, Panubis1.0, whole genome shotgun sequence, the following are encoded in one genomic region:
- the SENP3 gene encoding sentrin-specific protease 3 isoform X1, whose translation MKETIQGTRSWGPEPPGPGIPPAYSSPRRERLRWPPPPKPRLKSGGGFGPDPGSGTTVPARRLPVPRPSFDASASEEEEEEEEEEDEDEEEEVAAWRLPPRWSQLGTSQRPRPSRPTHRKTCSQRRRRAMRAFRMLLYSKSTSLTFHWKLWGRHRGRRRGLAHPKNHLSPQEGGATPQVPSPCCRFDSPRGPPPPRLGLLGALMAEDGVRGSPPVPSGPPMEEDGLRWTPKSPLDPDSGLLSCTLPNGFGGPSGPEGERSLAPPDASILISNVCSIGDHVAQELFQGSDLGMAEEAERPGEKAGQHSPLREEHVTCVQSILDEFLQTYGSLIPLSTDEVVEKLEDIFQQEFSTPSRKGLVLQLIQSYQRMPGNAMVRGFRVAYKRHVLTMDDLGTLYGQNWLNDQVMNMYGDLVMDTVPEKVHFFNSFFYDKLRTKGYDGVKRWTKNVDIFNKELLLIPIHLEVHWSLISVDVRRRTITYFDSQRTLNRRCPKHIAKYLQAEAVKKDRLDFHQGWKGYFKMNVARQNNDSDCGAFVLQYCKHLALSQPFSFTQQDMPKLRRQIYKELCHCKLTV comes from the exons ATGAAAGAGACTATACAAGGGACCCGGTCCTGGGGGCCTGAGCCTCCTGGACCCGGCATACCCCCAGCTTACTCAAGTCCCAGGCGGGAGCGTCTTCGTTGGCCCCCACCTCCCAAACCCCGACTCAAGTCAGGTGGAGGGTTTGGGCCAGATCCTGGGTCAGGGACCACAGTGCCAGCCAGACGCCTCCCTGTCCCCCGACCCTCTTTTGATGCCTCAGCaagtgaagaggaggaggaagaggaggaggaggaggatgaagatgaagaggaggaagtgGCAGCTTGGAGGCTGCCCCCCAGATGGAGTCAGCTGGGAACCTCCCAGCGGCCCCGCCCTTCCCGCCCCACTCATCGAAAAACCTGCTCACAGCGCCGCCGTCGAGCCATGAGAGCCTTCCGGATGCTGCTCTACTCAAAAAGCACCTCGCTGACATTCCACTGGAAGCTTTGGGGGCGCCACCGGGGCCGGCGGCGGGGCCTCGCACACCCCAAGAACCATCTTTCACCCCAGGAAGGGGGTGCGACGCCACAGGTGCCATCCCCCTGTTGTCGTTTTGACTCTCCCCGGGGGCCACCTCCACCCCGGCTGGGTCTGCTAGGTGCTCTCATGGCTGAGGATGGGGTGAGAGGGTCTCCACCAGTGCCCTCTGGGCCCCCTATGGAGGAAGATGGACTCAGGTGGACTCCAAAGTCTCCTCTGGACCCTGACTCGG GCCTCCTTTCGTGTACTCTGCCCAACGGTTTTGGGGGACCATCTGGGCCAGAAGGGGAGCGCAGCTTGGCACCCCCTGATGCCAGCATCCTCATCAGCAATGTGTGCAGCATCGGGGACCATGTGGCCCAGGAGCTTTTTCAGGGCTCAGATTTGGGCATGGCAGAAGAGGCAGAGAGGCCTGGGGAGAAAGCCGGCCAGCACAGCCCCCTGCGAGAGGAGCATGTGACCTGCGTACAGA GCATCTTGGACGAATTCCTTCAAACATATGGCAGCCTCATACCCCTCAGCACTGATGAGGTAGTGGAGAAATTGGAGGACATTTTCCAGCAGGAGTTTTCCACGCCTTCCAG GAAGGGCCTGGTGTTGCAGCTGATCCAGTCATACCAGCGGATGCCAGGCAATGCCATGGTGAGGGGCTTCCGTGTGGCCTATAAGCGGCATGTGCTGACCATGGATGACTTGGGGACCTTGTATGGACAGAACTGGCTCAATGACCAG GTGATGAACATGTATGGAGACCTGGTCATGGACACAGTCCCTGAAAAG GTGCATTTCTTCAATAGTTTCTTCTATGATAAACTCCGTACCAAGGGTTATGATGGGGTGAAAAGGTGGACCAAAAAC GTGGACATCTTCAATAAGGAGCTATTGCTAATCCCCATCCACCTGGAGGTGCATTGGTCCCTCATCTCTGTCGATGTGAGGCGACGCACCATCACCTATTTTGACTCGCAGCGTACCCTAAACCGCCGCTGCCCTAAG CATATTGCCAAGTATCTGCAGGCAGAGGCGGTAAAGAAAGACCGACTGGATTTCCACCAGGGCTGGAAAGGTTACTTCAAAATG
- the SENP3 gene encoding sentrin-specific protease 3 isoform X2 has protein sequence MKETIQGTRSWGPEPPGPGIPPAYSSPRRERLRWPPPPKPRLKSGGGFGPDPGSGTTVPARRLPVPRPSFDASASEEEEEEEEEEDEDEEEEVAAWRLPPRWSQLGTSQRPRPSRPTHRKTCSQRRRRAMRAFRMLLYSKSTSLTFHWKLWGRHRGRRRGLAHPKNHLSPQEGGATPQVPSPCCRFDSPRGPPPPRLGLLGALMAEDGVRGSPPVPSGPPMEEDGLRWTPKSPLDPDSGLLSCTLPNGFGGPSGPEGERSLAPPDASILISNVCSIGDHVAQELFQGSDLGMAEEAERPGEKAGQHSPLREEHVTCVQSILDEFLQTYGSLIPLSTDEVVEKLEDIFQQEFSTPSRKGLVLQLIQSYQRMPGNAMVRGFRVAYKRHVLTMDDLGTLYGQNWLNDQVHFFNSFFYDKLRTKGYDGVKRWTKNVDIFNKELLLIPIHLEVHWSLISVDVRRRTITYFDSQRTLNRRCPKHIAKYLQAEAVKKDRLDFHQGWKGYFKMNVARQNNDSDCGAFVLQYCKHLALSQPFSFTQQDMPKLRRQIYKELCHCKLTV, from the exons ATGAAAGAGACTATACAAGGGACCCGGTCCTGGGGGCCTGAGCCTCCTGGACCCGGCATACCCCCAGCTTACTCAAGTCCCAGGCGGGAGCGTCTTCGTTGGCCCCCACCTCCCAAACCCCGACTCAAGTCAGGTGGAGGGTTTGGGCCAGATCCTGGGTCAGGGACCACAGTGCCAGCCAGACGCCTCCCTGTCCCCCGACCCTCTTTTGATGCCTCAGCaagtgaagaggaggaggaagaggaggaggaggaggatgaagatgaagaggaggaagtgGCAGCTTGGAGGCTGCCCCCCAGATGGAGTCAGCTGGGAACCTCCCAGCGGCCCCGCCCTTCCCGCCCCACTCATCGAAAAACCTGCTCACAGCGCCGCCGTCGAGCCATGAGAGCCTTCCGGATGCTGCTCTACTCAAAAAGCACCTCGCTGACATTCCACTGGAAGCTTTGGGGGCGCCACCGGGGCCGGCGGCGGGGCCTCGCACACCCCAAGAACCATCTTTCACCCCAGGAAGGGGGTGCGACGCCACAGGTGCCATCCCCCTGTTGTCGTTTTGACTCTCCCCGGGGGCCACCTCCACCCCGGCTGGGTCTGCTAGGTGCTCTCATGGCTGAGGATGGGGTGAGAGGGTCTCCACCAGTGCCCTCTGGGCCCCCTATGGAGGAAGATGGACTCAGGTGGACTCCAAAGTCTCCTCTGGACCCTGACTCGG GCCTCCTTTCGTGTACTCTGCCCAACGGTTTTGGGGGACCATCTGGGCCAGAAGGGGAGCGCAGCTTGGCACCCCCTGATGCCAGCATCCTCATCAGCAATGTGTGCAGCATCGGGGACCATGTGGCCCAGGAGCTTTTTCAGGGCTCAGATTTGGGCATGGCAGAAGAGGCAGAGAGGCCTGGGGAGAAAGCCGGCCAGCACAGCCCCCTGCGAGAGGAGCATGTGACCTGCGTACAGA GCATCTTGGACGAATTCCTTCAAACATATGGCAGCCTCATACCCCTCAGCACTGATGAGGTAGTGGAGAAATTGGAGGACATTTTCCAGCAGGAGTTTTCCACGCCTTCCAG GAAGGGCCTGGTGTTGCAGCTGATCCAGTCATACCAGCGGATGCCAGGCAATGCCATGGTGAGGGGCTTCCGTGTGGCCTATAAGCGGCATGTGCTGACCATGGATGACTTGGGGACCTTGTATGGACAGAACTGGCTCAATGACCAG GTGCATTTCTTCAATAGTTTCTTCTATGATAAACTCCGTACCAAGGGTTATGATGGGGTGAAAAGGTGGACCAAAAAC GTGGACATCTTCAATAAGGAGCTATTGCTAATCCCCATCCACCTGGAGGTGCATTGGTCCCTCATCTCTGTCGATGTGAGGCGACGCACCATCACCTATTTTGACTCGCAGCGTACCCTAAACCGCCGCTGCCCTAAG CATATTGCCAAGTATCTGCAGGCAGAGGCGGTAAAGAAAGACCGACTGGATTTCCACCAGGGCTGGAAAGGTTACTTCAAAATG
- the TNFSF13 gene encoding tumor necrosis factor ligand superfamily member 13 isoform X3, which produces MGVPVREPALSVALWLSWGAALGAVACAMALLTQQTELQSLRREVSRLQRTGGPSQKAEGYPWQSLPEQSSDAPEAWENGERSRKRRAVLTQKQKKQHAVLHLVPINATSKDDSDVTEVMWQPALRRGRGLQAQGYGVRIRDAGVYLLYSQVLFQDVTFTMGQVVSREGQGKQETLFRCIRSMPSHPDRAYNSCYSAGVFHLHQGDILSVIIPRARAKLNLSPHGTFLGFVKL; this is translated from the exons ATGGGGGTTCCGGTCAGAGAGCCGGCACTCTCAGTTGCCCTCTGGTTGAGTTGGGGTGCAGCTCTGGGGGCTGTGGCTTGTGCCATGGCTCTGCTGACCCAACAGACAGAGCTGCAGAGCCTCAGGAGAGAGGTGAGCCGGCTGCAGAGGACAGGAGGGCCctcccagaaggcagaagggtATCCCTGGCAGAGTCTCCCGGAGCAG AGCTCCGATGCCCCGGAAGCCTGGGAGAATGGGGAGAGATCCCGGAAAAGGAGAGCAGTGCTCACCCAAAAACAGAAGA AGCAGCACGCCGTCCTGCACCTGGTTCCCATTAACGCCACCTCCAAGG ATGACTCCGATGTGACCGAGGTGATGTGGCAACCAGCTCTTCGGCGTGGGAGAGGCCTACAGGCCCAAGGATATGGTGTCCGAATCCGGGATGCTGGAGTTTATCTGCTGTATAGCCAG GTCCTGTTTCAAGACGTGACTTTCACCATGGGTCAGGTGGTGTCTCGAGAAGGCCAAGGAAAGCAAGAGACTCTATTTCGATGTATAAGAAGTATGCCCTCCCACCCGGACCGGGCCTACAACAGCTGCTATAGCGCAG gTGTCTTCCATTTACACCAAGGGGATATTCTAAGTGTCATAATTCCCCGGGCAAGGGCGAAACTTAACCTCTCTCCACATGGAACCTTCCTGGGGTTTGTGAAACTGTGA
- the TNFSF13 gene encoding tumor necrosis factor ligand superfamily member 13 isoform X2 — MPASSLFSLAPKGPPGNMGVPVREPALSVALWLSWGAALGAVACAMALLTQQTELQSLRREVSRLQRTGGPSQKAEGYPWQSLPEQSSDAPEAWENGERSRKRRAVLTQKQKKQHAVLHLVPINATSKDDSDVTEVMWQPALRRGRGLQAQGYGVRIRDAGVYLLYSQVLFQDVTFTMGQVVSREGQGKQETLFRCIRSMPSHPDRAYNSCYSAGVFHLHQGDILSVIIPRARAKLNLSPHGTFLGL, encoded by the exons ATGCCAGCCTCATCTCTTTTCTCGCTAGCCCCCAAAGGGCCTCCAGGCAACATGGGGGTTCCGGTCAGAGAGCCGGCACTCTCAGTTGCCCTCTGGTTGAGTTGGGGTGCAGCTCTGGGGGCTGTGGCTTGTGCCATGGCTCTGCTGACCCAACAGACAGAGCTGCAGAGCCTCAGGAGAGAGGTGAGCCGGCTGCAGAGGACAGGAGGGCCctcccagaaggcagaagggtATCCCTGGCAGAGTCTCCCGGAGCAG AGCTCCGATGCCCCGGAAGCCTGGGAGAATGGGGAGAGATCCCGGAAAAGGAGAGCAGTGCTCACCCAAAAACAGAAGA AGCAGCACGCCGTCCTGCACCTGGTTCCCATTAACGCCACCTCCAAGG ATGACTCCGATGTGACCGAGGTGATGTGGCAACCAGCTCTTCGGCGTGGGAGAGGCCTACAGGCCCAAGGATATGGTGTCCGAATCCGGGATGCTGGAGTTTATCTGCTGTATAGCCAG GTCCTGTTTCAAGACGTGACTTTCACCATGGGTCAGGTGGTGTCTCGAGAAGGCCAAGGAAAGCAAGAGACTCTATTTCGATGTATAAGAAGTATGCCCTCCCACCCGGACCGGGCCTACAACAGCTGCTATAGCGCAG gTGTCTTCCATTTACACCAAGGGGATATTCTAAGTGTCATAATTCCCCGGGCAAGGGCGAAACTTAACCTCTCTCCACATGGAACCTTCCTGGG ACTTTGA
- the TNFSF13 gene encoding tumor necrosis factor ligand superfamily member 13 isoform X1 produces MPASSLFSLAPKGPPGNMGVPVREPALSVALWLSWGAALGAVACAMALLTQQTELQSLRREVSRLQRTGGPSQKAEGYPWQSLPEQSSDAPEAWENGERSRKRRAVLTQKQKKQHAVLHLVPINATSKDDSDVTEVMWQPALRRGRGLQAQGYGVRIRDAGVYLLYSQVLFQDVTFTMGQVVSREGQGKQETLFRCIRSMPSHPDRAYNSCYSAGVFHLHQGDILSVIIPRARAKLNLSPHGTFLGFVKL; encoded by the exons ATGCCAGCCTCATCTCTTTTCTCGCTAGCCCCCAAAGGGCCTCCAGGCAACATGGGGGTTCCGGTCAGAGAGCCGGCACTCTCAGTTGCCCTCTGGTTGAGTTGGGGTGCAGCTCTGGGGGCTGTGGCTTGTGCCATGGCTCTGCTGACCCAACAGACAGAGCTGCAGAGCCTCAGGAGAGAGGTGAGCCGGCTGCAGAGGACAGGAGGGCCctcccagaaggcagaagggtATCCCTGGCAGAGTCTCCCGGAGCAG AGCTCCGATGCCCCGGAAGCCTGGGAGAATGGGGAGAGATCCCGGAAAAGGAGAGCAGTGCTCACCCAAAAACAGAAGA AGCAGCACGCCGTCCTGCACCTGGTTCCCATTAACGCCACCTCCAAGG ATGACTCCGATGTGACCGAGGTGATGTGGCAACCAGCTCTTCGGCGTGGGAGAGGCCTACAGGCCCAAGGATATGGTGTCCGAATCCGGGATGCTGGAGTTTATCTGCTGTATAGCCAG GTCCTGTTTCAAGACGTGACTTTCACCATGGGTCAGGTGGTGTCTCGAGAAGGCCAAGGAAAGCAAGAGACTCTATTTCGATGTATAAGAAGTATGCCCTCCCACCCGGACCGGGCCTACAACAGCTGCTATAGCGCAG gTGTCTTCCATTTACACCAAGGGGATATTCTAAGTGTCATAATTCCCCGGGCAAGGGCGAAACTTAACCTCTCTCCACATGGAACCTTCCTGGGGTTTGTGAAACTGTGA